Within the Sarcophilus harrisii chromosome 2, mSarHar1.11, whole genome shotgun sequence genome, the region AGCATGCAATTGAAGCAACTCATTCTTGAAATATTTAACACGTAGTTGATaatgaaaaataggaattgatAGCAGAAATGACATCGAGACCAATTTTGTAAGGAAGTTAACTGACCTGAATTAATTGTCATTACAAGAACTTCAGTAGAGCCTAGGTCAGCAGTTGACTTACTTGCCACGTGATAGAGATGGCCGCTAAAAGCAACACAAGTTTTCAGCACAATTTTTTAGTAAAATGTTACAAAGAAAGCTTGGTTGATAGATCATCAATATTGCTTCACATAGCAGAGAGAATCATTGAAAGgtaatgttatgggccagaacttgaaacaaggagagttcacacattagttcacacattagagttcacacctttagagagcctATATATGCTAGAAGCCTCAACTAGGATggactttgggagattcacaagtcagaaacccacaagcccactagaagctcattCAGGaggagctcttggaatcaaggagagagataggcctctaagaaagccaaccgggctattttgaaggagacaataaaggatttggactttaactcctgactgcatttgagAGGATTATTACTTTGacctgaaactaaggctgcctccagaagcctcccaagaaacctgctcccagagaacatatttaagagaagaacattacaaggGAAAACCAATCTAAAGAAAGTTTGGCAAGTGATCCAGTTCAGTAGCCAAGAATTTAAAGGTGAAAATGAAAGGATGAAGACTTTAAGATTTTCATAACTGTATTCATCATCAAGGACAGAGCCCCTGTATTTGGTCTCTTAGATGTAACATCTGAATTCTGTGTATAGAAATGGTGCGGAAATGAATGAGGAGGAATGCAGCAGAATTGTAGTCAGAGTACCTTTGCAGAGgagtcaaagaaagagaagacataACTGCAAGGGAATCAATTCACAAGATATCTGAAGGGGAGATGAAGATACcaaaggaatgggaaaaaagccttggcccccccccccctttttttttttgactgaggaaattggggttaaatgatttgcccagggtcttatagctaggaagtatttaagtgtctgagaccagatttgaactcgggtcctcctgacttcagggctggcgctcttatctactgtgctaccttgCTGTCCCTACTTTGGGCTTTATTAGTACTGAAAAACTGttgtttgctcttcattattgaaaaggctaccatcagggaggtgatgccatgatgtACAAGTGAATTTAAGTGGATTTTTGTCACCTGCCTCACATTCTTCTCCAGTGTCCTtggaatccagtggcaagatatagattaagatgactggagatggcaaTGGGAGACCTGGGCCTAAGGTCTTCaataagtctcagtttgactgaggctgaatcttttcagtgattaaggctcagtaggcaaagaatctcctctttcatccaGTCCCCCcctaaaatctaaataaacaaacaaataaataagtaaatgaatctaaataaataaataaacaaataaatgagtaaatgaatctgggaggggaagaccctcaggttttctggtcaaagcagaaataaCTGCTATGGAGAAAACACCTATAAGGTCtgacctatatgtatatatatgcttttatCCTTCTATACCAAATCTTTGAGACTTAGCTACATGTGAATAGTTCATGAATGTTGTTTCCGGGAGTCACATTACTAGGGTGTGACTGCTCAGGGCTGGGACagttttcatttatctttgtatccttatCAGATAGCTCAGTGCTGACTCACTGGATCATAAATCTGGAGCTGGAAAAGAGCATCTATTTCAGAGTCTTCTTTAGACCTAACAAGTCCTTGGTAAATACTTGTAAACTGAATCAACCATAATCCTCTTCTGCCCTGTTTCTTCCTTTTGCAATGTATTTGACCTTCTGTTAATgttattgattctttttcttagtttttcatttttcggAACAAGACCAATGTCATCATGAGTTGATGTCTCTATTAGTACGTGAATCAGAGGTgagaggcagagttgcacaaaataatcaacctcactctctcttccatcaaagtccagtggtaaaacaaaagtcaagatgatggGCAATAGCGTGGAATGCAGTAGATGATCTTGGCTTCTGATCAATCTCTTAAGTCAggggtggggaaccttttttctgctaaaggccatttggatatttataacatcatttttgAATCATACAAAATTATACAACTTAAAACAACACAAGTAGAGGGAAGTTGGAAGCTAGGTAGCTTTCAACTCATTGCTTGTGGTTGATGATATAAATGATTTCATGGGCCTTACCTTCCCCCATCTCTGTTTTAAGTCTTggttattggaacaaattgttttcatttacccATTCAGCTGGGGAAAGAAAGGCTTCACATgattggggtagacatccccctatCTCACCAGGTTTGAAGCCTGTCAACCTAGGTTAGCTCACCTGCCAAGACGGTTTGCTGTGGATGTGGCCACTGCCTATGTACAGCTTCTTAGAggcacaggtgagagttgggtaaCATGTGGACACCAAAGATAAAAAGCCGTCCAAGCTGGATCTTGATAAGTCCTCATGCCAGAGGCACTAGTCTTCCTTGTATACCCCATACTCTTGTTGATGTCTTTTAGTTTTTCAGCACCACTTGTTTCTGGATATAACTGTGGCTTTCCTGTTATCTTGCCCTCTTGCAAAGAAAGACATTTAACTAAAGAAACAACAATTATGTGAGCATGTTTGCCCATATTTGCCATGGCCATGCTTTCTGACTTCTCTGTTTGTCCTATACTCTGCTGAgttgatttgatttcttcttgGCTGAGGATGGACAAGGGAGTTGATCCAGGGCTTATTAGtagataaaaaaatcttttacaagACAGCAGATGTCTGCCAGATGCTAGTGTGCAGTGTGGATGGGGATCTTTACCCACCTCCAGAAGAGCCAGTTGCCACTACTGATCTGAAAGCaagtaagaaaaaagataaggacagagagaggaaatTCATCTGGAACCATGGTATCACTATGCCACTTAAGAATGTCAGAAAGAGAAAGTTCCGTAAAACAGCCAAGAAGTACATTGAATCACCAGATGtggaaaaagaagtaaagaggCTTCTCAGTACAGATGCAGAAGCTGTCAGTGCCCGATGGGAGGTAATTGCAGAAGATGAAACAAAGGAAATAGACAACCAGGTTTCCTTAGCAGGTCTAGATATTTCCTCTCCAGGAATGAGTGGTCATAAGCAGGGCCATAGCTCCTCAGAACATGATGAGCTTAGGGAGATATTTAATGATATTAGCAGCAGtagtgaagaagaagaagagatccTCATGATGATGAAGATATAAACATCATTGACACTGAAGAAGACCTAGAGAGGCAACTACAAGACAAGCTTGATGAATCTGATGAGCAGCGCcaagaaaatgaggaaacaaatcagATGGTCGTGGGAATTCAGAAGCAGATTGATATAATGAAAGGTAAACTCCAAGAGACCCAAGTGAGAGCAAAACGACAAGACCTCATCATCAAAGTAGAAAATTCTTCCATtcacctcctctttcctctcattGAGCTCCATTAGATCTTGCCTCTACCCCTTCTTTTCTTCAACCTCTCTAGATCCACCAGCTGCCTGTTCTGAGGATTGGGATAGAATGAGCCCATTTGAGTCCATATTCTGCCTgtgacattttctagctgtgggacccctggcaagtcacttaacttctctgcttcagtttccttatttgcaaaatggaaataatagtatctaccttagTTTGTTCTGTGTATCAAAGGAGAAAacatagaaagcactttg harbors:
- the LOC100913212 gene encoding LOW QUALITY PROTEIN: transcription initiation factor TFIID subunit 7-like (The sequence of the model RefSeq protein was modified relative to this genomic sequence to represent the inferred CDS: inserted 1 base in 1 codon), which translates into the protein MSVYLKVATSCYPSKFIAWFEACQPRLAHLPRRFAVDVATAYVQLLRGTGWTRELIQGLLVDKKIFYKTADVCQMLVCSVDGDLYPPPEEPVATTDLKASKKKDKDRERKFIWNHGITMPLKNVRKRKFRKTAKKYIESPDVEKEVKRLLSTDAEAVSARWEVIAEDETKEIDNQVSLAGLDISSPGMSGHKQGHSSSEHDELREIFNDISSSSEEEEEIXHDDEDINIIDTEEDLERQLQDKLDESDEQRQENEETNQMVVGIQKQIDIMKGKLQETQVRAKRQDLIIKVENSSIHLLFPLIELH